The genomic segment GTATTATTATGCCGTTATTGATGAATGTAATTCTTACCATCTTCCCTCCAGACAAACGCGGGGTTGCCATGGGAGTCGTTGGTTTAGCAATTGTTTTTGCACCTGCTGTCGGCCCTGCTATCACGGGTTATGTCATGGAGGAATACAGCTGGCGCACGATGTTCCAGGCGATTATTCCTGTTGCGGCTTTAGTCATTATTCTTGCTCACTTTTATTTGAAAAATGTAGCTGAACGATTGTTTCCTAAGCTCGATGTATGGGGAATGATTTTCTCAACTATCGGTTTCGGGATGGTTATTTATGGATTCAGCAAGGCGGGCAGCCTGGGCTGGTCCAACACGGAAGTAGTGGTTTCACTTACAGTGGGTATCGTTTCCTTGGTGGTGTTTACGTGGCAGCAGCTGCGCGCCAAAAGTCCGCTGCTTGACCTCAGGGCGTTCAAATATAATATGTTTTCTTTAACGACTATTATTAATATCGCCGTCACGATGGTCATGTATGCTGATATGATGCTGCTTCCTCTTTATTTGCAAAATGCACGCGGATATACAGCTTTGGAATCGGGCATGCTTATGCTGCCGGGCGCTCTGCTTATGGCTCTTATGATGCCAGTATCCGGAAAGCTGTTTGACCGCTTTGGTGCAAAGTGGTTGTCGATCGTAGGCATGATTATTACAATCGGGACTACGATTGGATTTGTGAATTTGACGGATTCCACCAGCTATAACTACTTGCTGCTGATGTCTACAGGACGACGGATCGGTATGGCGCTCTTCCTAATGCCAATTACTACTGCGGGTCTGAATCAGCTTCCAGCGAGACTGAATGCGCACGGAACAGCTATCTCTAATACGATTAAGCAAGTGGCTGGCGCGATTGGTACCTCCTTGCTCGTAACCGTTATGACGTCGAGCACCAAAACCCATCTGACGGATACGATGGTCACTAGCGGCACACAGACAGCCTCCAAGGAAATGCTGGTGCACGCGAACATTCAAGGCA from the Paenibacillus sp. BIHB 4019 genome contains:
- a CDS encoding DHA2 family efflux MFS transporter permease subunit — translated: MFVLIVGAFVAVLNQTIMSVALPHLMVEFSIEAAVAQWLTTGYMLVNGVLIPITAYLMQRFTTRELFQSAMVIFLGGTILAAMANSFEILLAGRLIQAAGAGIIMPLLMNVILTIFPPDKRGVAMGVVGLAIVFAPAVGPAITGYVMEEYSWRTMFQAIIPVAALVIILAHFYLKNVAERLFPKLDVWGMIFSTIGFGMVIYGFSKAGSLGWSNTEVVVSLTVGIVSLVVFTWQQLRAKSPLLDLRAFKYNMFSLTTIINIAVTMVMYADMMLLPLYLQNARGYTALESGMLMLPGALLMALMMPVSGKLFDRFGAKWLSIVGMIITIGTTIGFVNLTDSTSYNYLLLMSTGRRIGMALFLMPITTAGLNQLPARLNAHGTAISNTIKQVAGAIGTSLLVTVMTSSTKTHLTDTMVTSGTQTASKEMLVHANIQGINDAYLVIVGIGVIGLVLSFFIKSVKQSEEEGVQKPASNKVPAGIGHAKELKNT